The Salvia miltiorrhiza cultivar Shanhuang (shh) chromosome 1, IMPLAD_Smil_shh, whole genome shotgun sequence genome has a window encoding:
- the LOC131025872 gene encoding uncharacterized protein At4g22758-like — protein MLYIHISCEFMIPKKRHFISCFKVFGKILKSLLQISMGSLSPPQRQNYGLERGAPPQRKNGSGGAADVKRRQLTKVLFNVSLQNSLWPVQVMMSPENTATELVKAAIGVYAEERRRPELRCTDPGRYELHYSQFSLESLKPEVKLMDLGSRNFYVSAKSGTAA, from the exons AtgctatatatacatatatcttGTGAATTCATGATACCAAAAAAGCGACATTTCATTTCGTGTTTTAAAGTTTTTggtaaaattttaaaatctttgCTGCAAATTAGTATGGGCTCTTTATCTCCACCCCAACGGCAGAATTACGGTTTGGAGAGAGGCGCACCTCCGCAGCGGAAGAATGGCAGCGGCGGAGCGGCAGACGTGAAGCGGCGGCAGTTGACAAAAGTGTTGTTTAATGTGAGCCTGCAAAACAGTCTGTGGCCGGTGCAGGTGATGATGTCGCCAGAGAACACCGCCACGGAGCTGGTGAAGGCGGCGATAGGCGTCTACGCGGAGGAGAGGCGGCGGCCGGAGCTGCGGTGCACTGATCCCGGCCGCTACGAGTTGCACTATTCTCAGTTTAGCCTCGAAA GTTTGAAGCCAGAGGTGAAGCTGATGGACTTAGGGTCTCGAAATTTCTATGTAAGTGCAAAATCTGGCACTGCAGCCTAA